In Deltaproteobacteria bacterium, the following proteins share a genomic window:
- the argJ gene encoding bifunctional glutamate N-acetyltransferase/amino-acid acetyltransferase ArgJ, translating into MTPGPGIARTPLPIGFTASGVNCGVRRYRPDLGLIISDRPAVGAGVFTENRFAAAPVHYCRSILPSTSIRAIVTNSGQANAATGPEGVENNKQLAFEIAKELECFPREVLVASTGVIGPQLDMAKIIPAIPELVERATDTAENFSLAILTTDLVPKTVTTELQLSGGAVRITGICKGSGMIHPNMATMLGYLLTDAEVPAAKAQALLKDATDVSFNMISVDGDSSTNDAVFFMANGASGVAIKTIEDETKFQAALREISTLLAQSIAIDGEGATKLVEIRVKGAPDLATARRAARGVTVSPLVKTAMHGEDPNWGRIIARLGAEQVPEVALSRLTLTMQGVLLFGEGRPQPFEKSEVKLLLKKSKILVEIDLRSGGDEATAWGCDLSKKYVDINTEYTT; encoded by the coding sequence ATGACACCTGGACCAGGCATCGCAAGGACTCCGTTACCAATTGGTTTCACTGCATCGGGTGTGAACTGCGGCGTGCGTCGCTATCGCCCAGATTTGGGTTTGATCATTTCTGATCGTCCCGCAGTTGGCGCAGGTGTCTTCACAGAAAACCGCTTCGCAGCAGCGCCCGTGCACTATTGCCGATCGATCCTTCCATCGACGTCGATCCGCGCGATTGTAACAAACTCTGGCCAAGCCAATGCGGCCACGGGCCCAGAAGGTGTTGAGAACAACAAGCAATTGGCGTTTGAAATCGCAAAAGAGCTTGAGTGTTTTCCGCGCGAAGTGCTTGTCGCATCCACAGGTGTCATCGGGCCACAGCTTGATATGGCGAAAATTATTCCTGCGATCCCGGAACTTGTCGAACGCGCAACTGATACGGCAGAAAATTTCTCGCTCGCGATTTTGACCACAGATCTTGTGCCAAAAACGGTCACGACCGAACTTCAGCTTTCGGGCGGAGCAGTGCGAATCACAGGAATCTGCAAAGGCTCTGGCATGATTCACCCGAATATGGCGACCATGCTTGGTTACCTTTTGACGGACGCAGAAGTTCCTGCAGCGAAAGCACAGGCGCTTCTTAAAGATGCGACCGATGTCAGTTTCAACATGATTTCTGTCGATGGCGATTCGTCGACGAATGATGCTGTGTTTTTTATGGCTAACGGCGCGTCGGGTGTCGCGATCAAGACCATCGAAGATGAAACGAAGTTTCAAGCAGCTCTTCGCGAGATTTCAACACTACTTGCACAGTCGATTGCGATTGACGGTGAAGGTGCGACGAAACTTGTGGAGATCCGCGTGAAAGGTGCGCCTGATCTTGCGACCGCTCGTCGAGCTGCCAGAGGCGTTACTGTATCTCCGTTGGTGAAAACAGCGATGCACGGGGAAGATCCAAACTGGGGCCGCATCATTGCGCGCCTTGGCGCCGAGCAAGTTCCGGAAGTGGCGCTTTCGCGGCTGACGTTAACGATGCAAGGGGTTTTGCTTTTCGGAGAAGGCCGACCGCAGCCTTTTGAAAAGTCAGAAGTGAAGCTTCTTTTAAAGAAGTCGAAAATCTTGGTCGAAATCGATTTGCGATCGGGTGGCGACGAGGCGACGGCTTGGGGCTGTGATCTTTCTAAGAAGTATGTCGATATCAATACGGAGTACACGACGTGA
- the argB gene encoding acetylglutamate kinase encodes MTDKSAPKAAPVSHDVLAALGYVKQFAGSTIVVKLGGSILQDDGLLAKICEDIAMVRAVGVRVVIVHGGGPAINEELTRRGMTWEFVDGLRVTTPEMMAVIETTLCGLVNRRIVRALNYTGLRAVGFSGMDAGTLICKQADRRLQLVGEIERVNTQLIDDVLMMEDELGFRGIPVVAPVGAGRDGQSYNINADWAASRVASSLGVTKMLFLTDQDGILDANMKLIPELDAGEVEQLIEDGVVKGGMLAKARTILHAIQNKVTDVHIMNARRPHAIIEELFTDHGVGTVCRLRSRGQSVKG; translated from the coding sequence GTGACCGATAAATCAGCGCCAAAAGCCGCACCTGTCTCGCATGACGTTCTTGCAGCACTTGGCTATGTGAAGCAATTCGCAGGCAGCACCATTGTCGTAAAGCTTGGTGGATCGATTCTTCAAGACGATGGCCTTTTGGCAAAGATCTGCGAAGACATCGCGATGGTTCGCGCAGTTGGAGTTAGAGTCGTGATTGTTCATGGTGGAGGTCCTGCCATCAATGAAGAACTCACGCGCCGTGGAATGACGTGGGAATTTGTCGACGGCCTTCGGGTGACAACACCTGAAATGATGGCGGTCATCGAAACGACTCTTTGTGGTCTAGTAAACCGCCGCATTGTGCGTGCGCTAAACTACACAGGTCTTCGCGCTGTCGGTTTCTCGGGGATGGATGCAGGGACCCTGATTTGCAAACAGGCCGACAGGCGTCTTCAGCTGGTCGGCGAAATTGAACGCGTGAACACGCAGTTGATCGACGATGTGTTGATGATGGAAGACGAACTGGGTTTTCGCGGAATTCCTGTCGTTGCCCCAGTGGGCGCAGGTCGCGACGGGCAGTCTTACAACATAAACGCCGATTGGGCCGCAAGCCGAGTTGCGAGTTCACTTGGCGTTACGAAAATGCTTTTTCTAACTGATCAAGACGGAATTCTTGATGCTAATATGAAGTTGATCCCAGAACTAGACGCGGGCGAAGTTGAACAGTTGATTGAAGACGGTGTCGTAAAAGGTGGGATGCTTGCCAAGGCGCGCACGATTTTGCACGCGATTCAAAACAAAGTCACAGATGTGCACATCATGAATGCCCGTCGTCCGCATGCTATTATTGAAGAGCTGTTCACCGATCACGGTGTCGGAACGGTTTGCCGTTTGCGATCCCGCGGCCAAAGCGTAAAAGGGTAA
- the argF gene encoding ornithine carbamoyltransferase — MPSPTPKFKSKHFLTGTELSKSELLELLFLAESCKEQRLAGFRRDDLRNQNVVLLFEKPSLRTRVSFTVAIQELGGSVLELDSMGRKKEDPEDTIRVLAGYCHAVMVRTHAHSILERMVAKSPIPVINGLSDTHHPCQVLADLQTLMQRYRDLGGLKLSYVGDGNNMLHSLLLLAPVVGVDVHYACPAGYEPSSLVVRQAKKRAKDAGRQVVAHSSPIEAVKSANAVYTDVWTSMGFEQEETDRDKAFQSYQLNEELYAHADPKAAIMHCMPMIKDKEITASLVEHPNSVLFQQAENRMHAQKALLVGLLGK; from the coding sequence ATGCCAAGCCCAACCCCCAAGTTTAAATCGAAGCACTTTTTGACCGGCACAGAGCTTTCTAAGTCTGAACTGTTGGAACTACTGTTCTTGGCTGAAAGCTGCAAAGAGCAACGTCTTGCGGGATTTCGTCGGGACGATCTTCGAAATCAGAATGTGGTTTTACTTTTTGAAAAACCGTCGCTTCGAACACGCGTTAGTTTCACAGTCGCGATCCAAGAACTTGGTGGGTCGGTACTTGAGCTTGATTCGATGGGGCGGAAAAAAGAAGACCCCGAAGACACCATTCGAGTTCTTGCGGGCTATTGCCATGCAGTGATGGTGCGAACACATGCGCACTCGATTTTAGAACGTATGGTCGCGAAATCGCCAATCCCAGTGATCAACGGGTTAAGCGACACGCATCACCCGTGTCAGGTTCTGGCAGACCTTCAAACGCTGATGCAGCGATACCGCGATCTTGGGGGCTTGAAGCTTTCGTACGTAGGCGATGGCAACAACATGCTGCATAGCCTTTTGCTTTTGGCCCCCGTTGTGGGCGTTGATGTGCACTATGCATGTCCCGCAGGTTACGAACCAAGTTCGTTGGTCGTTCGTCAGGCGAAAAAGCGCGCGAAAGATGCAGGTCGCCAGGTCGTCGCACATTCCAGTCCGATTGAAGCTGTGAAGTCTGCGAACGCTGTCTACACGGACGTTTGGACCAGCATGGGGTTTGAACAGGAAGAAACAGATCGCGATAAAGCGTTTCAAAGTTACCAGTTAAATGAAGAGCTTTATGCACACGCAGATCCCAAAGCCGCGATCATGCACTGTATGCCGATGATCAAAGACAAAGAAATCACGGCGAGCTTGGTTGAGCATCCGAATTCAGTTTTGTTTCAGCAGGCAGAAAACCGCATGCACGCACAAAAGGCTCTGCTGGTTGGACTTTTAGGTAAATAG